TTCTAGGATGTGAGATCCCGAGGGTCTAAGACATATCACTATAATAATAGTGAATGCAATACTTTTTAAGCACGTGGTCTAAGACATATATGTATAAATAGTGAATGCAATAATTTTTCTGTATATGAAAATTAGAAATATGTTATAACAAGGTGTGCAGGATATTTTACTATTGAAATATTAGGTAGATGCAGTATGAACAATGTTCTTTAGTTCAGTATAAAAAGGTGGCAGATGCATATCAACAGCTCAAATTTTGATGTTTCGTTTGTGATTACAGGCTAACCCAGAGAGGAACGTGGTTGTTGCTGCTGCTTGAGGACTCCACTGAAAAATAGAAGAGAAGatgaagagaagagaagagaaaggCCTGCAGATCTTGATGGAGATCATAAAAATTTGTCTGCACACTGGTAACTTCTACCTATTTTTCTGTATAAGGGTATATGGTTTTTAATATTAGGTAGAGATTCTGATACTTTCTAATTGCGGAACATATCACTGCGTAGAATCATCAGAAGTGATTTTTATTTTGATGTTTCGGTTATACAGGTTGGAGAAATCTGAATGTTCAGGTTGGATCAGTAACCACTTAATAGCTGCACAATGCGCTCCAACTATGCTTTGGTTGAAAAGCATCTACTAAGCCACCCTTCCAAAATGCATTAAGGTTGCTATTTCTTATATACAAAACCTGAACTAACTGTAGTTAACTATTTCAATTTTCTCACATCTAACTATTCAGATGTTGTGATTATAGGCTAACCCTATTATTTATGACTTGTGATTTGATTTTTGTATTGACGATATCTGAATTAGTAATACTTGCTCGAGCTTATAATTTATTACTACTGGAAATTCTGATTCCTTTTCACCATGTATATATCCGTGTTCCCGGTTACCTCCTACTGCAGTTCTTTGTGAAACTGACGGTGATGGAACTTAAAAAATCACAGACTTGATAATTCACAAAGGTATGTACACATTTCCTGCAGAAATGTTCTCATTTTTATATTATTCATGATGCCATAGGTTTTAATATCTCTTTTTTCATTTCCTCTAGGTTGAGCAGTGAATGCCGGTCATGTGATTTTGGCTGCTACTTACTCCCTGCCCCATTGTGAAACTACGGACATGGCTTAAATAATTAGATTGCCTAACATACCTCAATTATGTGTGCAATTAAGTCTGCAATGTAGCATTTTGAATATCTTCATATTGTCTGTAGTGACCGCACTTAGTCTTCGCCAGCTGCTGGCTTCAATTTCTCCTAAATCTGTATGTTCTTATATAAAGATTAATGAACCTGCTCATGTGATAGCTCACGTGTGAAGGGAAGTGTCCGTCTAGCTGTGGCTGCTTCAGTTGCCTATGATTATTTGAACTTCATTGATGTTGATTAATATTTGATCTTTACCAATTTTGATCATTTTATAGAAGGCCAGTCTGCTTGTGCTATAAATGATTGATCTATTAAATATTTTATGTGCCTGATCGTCTGCCGTGAAACTGAAATATACACTGCTTGATTTTCGTTGTACATTTCACTCTCGCAACCTTCTTATCTACATGAGCATTTCAACTGATGTACTACATACATTTATAATTTGTCGGTAAATAAATTCTGAGAATGAGAAATGGTTTCGCATTTGTTTCTGGAGTTTGCACTTTGATGTTTCCTTATTTTAGTAGACTGGCacattttttttgaacttttatgttAGCTGATTGTAAACATGTATCGTGAAAATGATTCGGCTATTTTTTAGGTGGCAAAATACTATATTATAATTTTGGTGGTAATGTTATTGTAGTAAAACTTACCTGGAATGTTCTTGTCCTATGTCATTTTTGTTGTTAGGTTATTTGTAGAAAATTTGACAATTGTTTCCAATTATTTTCATTCTCAATGTAGGCAAGTCAAGTGTCATAATATGGCGACGATTTGTTCTCCCTAGCAGTGCGCACTCATTAGTACATCAGATTGTTGATATGGCCAGCAATGGATTATTATGCTAATAATGTATACGAAATTGATAGAGAATGGAATTTATTTCGCGGTTGATCAGTTTAGAGCTTTGCTCTCTGCATACCTCCATCTCAACTATGAATTTTAGCTAATTAATGTTGACATAAACAGATTCATTCTCACACTAGATACTTATATGCCAACTGATGATACACAAGGCTACGATCCAGACTTGTCTTCTTCAGTTATACATGTGTTGTTTGCACTAATCAGAAAAGAAGTATTTCTCCTATGTTTGCAGCATCCATGTTTTGTAAGACAATAATACATAAAAAAAAGAGGTTGTTGACAGGGATGGAGCCAGGAAAGTGACACAAGGGGGGCTAACTACATGCAAAATTTCTTGGAGGGGGTCATATAGCTAAAGTTAGGTGAAATTACAAGTAAAATCAACATATTAGTAAGGGGGTTTTCACAAAAATTTCCACCACGAGGGGGGCCATGGCCCCAGCCAGCCCCCTGCTGACTCCGTCCCTGGTTGTTGAGGTGACAATTATGATGGCCAAGAACACACGTTTGAGACTTGCCGCGGAAGAATAACAAGAAGACCTAGAACTTGAAACAACGTAGATGCACAACAATGATATCATTTATCCTGCTCGGTATTATCATGTTATAGTACATTATATATcactgatttattttgaattttcatATTGAGTTGTAAATTTTATATGTGCATTGAGAAATGAAATTTGAGGACCCGTGGCAATGCACAGGCATTTTTACTAGTCTATTATATAATTATAAGACACAAGACAACCAATGGTGGAGATTTAGCAAACCAAAGTCATAAAATCCCAATGGTTGAGATGTGGATCCCACGTCAAAGGCATGCACGTGGTTTGCTAAAAAAAAGATTACGCCGTGGACAATATGGAATCCAACACGTAATGCATTGATCAGATCTGTATTTTTCTCAGCAAAAACTCTCATCTGTACGTAAAAATAGTCTTATCTCTTTGCCCCATATAAGCCGCCGTTGGTGTTGTTCCGCGATTTCAGCCTAGAAGTTGTGCACCACGGATGATTAGTATATGTCGACGGCTGGTGTTGTTCCGCGATTTCAGCCTGGAAGTTGTGCACCACGGATGATTAGTTAGCACCGATCCTTAATTAGTATATTACGATGGCTGATCGCGCAGGTCTCCGATGAGCTCGAGACGACGATGATGATCTGGCAAAGCTAGATCGAGGAAATAGCAATCTCGCGCCGTGTGGACACCGGGAGGAGATCTCTAATGAGAACGAGACGACAATGACGATCTCACGCTGATGAAGCTAGCTCCGGTGGAACAACAATCTCGCGTCGTGTTGATCTGAGATCTCCGATCAGCTGACAGTAAAAATCCCGCACCGATGAATCTAGCTCGAGGGAACAACGAATCTCGCGACATGGAAGCTGATTAACCCCTTCCGGCTATGAAGGTATTCGACGACTCCCTTCCGGCTATGGCGATACCAATCTAGCAACAAGAGATGATGTGTGAAGTCCACGAAGAGGTTTGGATCGATGGCTCAGGCTGGATCATGCAATGTAAAGGAATCCATCACACAGGATAGCTCTCTTCCGGAGTCACGATTCAGCGCCGCCTCCGATGCTGTCCTAGCCTTCACGCCCCATGCAGCAATCTCAGATTCACAGGTACGGTTGATAAACACACCGTATGTAATAATCTTTGTACCACAGAGCTCTATTTTTTTATACGGAAGTGCCGCTTAGATGTCAAAAGCAAATGAAGTGTATACAGAAAGAGTTGAAAACAAGACATAGTATCCATGTTTGTTTTTATAAAAAATTCTACGGAGTATAATAAACAATATCATATGAAGTTCAAAGGAATCTAAGATTCATATTTCTTTGACTCAAACGGTAGCATAAGAATAGGAGATTTTCAGAAGTGTCAATGTTGCTGGAAAAGCGCAATGCGCGAAGACACAAAAAGGCGAAAACATGACACTGTACCCGATCCTCCAAATTTCTTACACAATAGCCTATGCCATATGAATTTCAAAGGAATCTAGAATTCATATTTCGTTAACTCAAACATTAGCATAAGAATTATACTTTACTTTCACTCGGCGCACTGACACATTTTTTTCTGAAATAGTGGATGCTAATCACCAGCACTAACTTAACATTGTTTTTAAAATTGGTTTGTACGTGAGAAGAATAAGCTAGCTAGGGAGCAAGGGATGTGCTCAGCTACACACGTTGCAAATAGCAGTTTTCAGAAATTTAAGGAAGTTTGCAACTTGCACTATGCTTTCTGGTATATCCTTGCATATTAATAAGATCTGTTTATATAGCTATGTGTGTTCCATAAATTGATTCCTTGGTGTTGAAATTTCCCTAAATTTAAATTTACATACTCCCTCAGGGTAATACGGAGTTCGTGGAATTATTCGCCTGAGTCGGACAAGGTGACGGCCTGGAGTGGAACTGGTGCATTGAGTAGGCACTAGCAGTCAGGGACGTTCTCCAACAGCAGGCACAAGCAGCAGCCAGCGAGCAACATCAGGCCCAACCAGCAGGCAGCAGGCACAGCCGGTGCCTGTGGAGGATCGTCATGCTGTTTTGTATCTCCTTGTGCTCAGTGCCTCACTGATCTACTATCTGAATTAGATACTCTTTTTTTTGTTGAATTAGCTAGCAAGCAGCATGCAGTAGATATAGGTTTAACTGTATTAGGTGCGACGTGTGATGAATGGCATTCCCCAATAGGTTTCATATTATTGCTGAACTTTATCTTTGTGTCAGACTTGATGTTCACCATATACAGGTCACCAAATTTCTAATGTTTCTCATACAGATTCAGCGGAGAATTCATCATATTGTGCAGATTCTGTTTATAACTCAACGTGTTTCCTTCGCTATAATAACAATTGTTGTAGATTCTATGGATTATTGAAAATTTATTTTGGTTTGATATTCAAAACAAATTGTACCCGATTTATTTTTCATCACATTAACTAATTGGGGTGGTATTATCACCATCTGAAGGAGGTAACCATAAAAATTACACCGTTGGAATTGTCTTTTAAATATGCCAATGTTATAGTTTATATTTCATTCACACAATTTGTATTTCGCCAGCGCAGGATttcggctggtgcgccggcagtgtgcggtcgtcgccggcgtggcgacaaagtggtgcgccggcaccacttgccaccGGCGCGGCAGAATCTTGGTGCGCCGACAATGTTTTCTTCACCTATAGccattttcctagtagtgttagtTGTTTCCTGTGTTGAGAGGACGATGCAACACCTAGTTGCGCCTTATCATTCGCCTGAAAAAGCGCAGTGACCACTTTGTGTGCTTGCAAGAGCTCACCCTCAAGTTCTTCAATACGGTGGCATGTTTGCGTCCCATCTTGTCGGTCTGCCCCATGAGATGAAGGTTCCCtctggtagaaaaaggggctttagtcccggttcgcaactgccattagtcacgattgcgcaaccgggaccaatgaagcgcgactaaaggcccctcctttagtcgcggttgcttacgaaccgcgactaaaggcacgtccacgtgggcgccaggcgaccgtcggagcggaggacctttagtcgcggttctcctggccaaccgcgactaaaggcctccgcaggtttagggttttagccccccctaaatctggtttctttttagtttgtattgttttattttttcatattttattttgtgtttaattttaattttgaagaagttttagtacacatattctacggtactatatacatgcatatgaatgtacaatttcaaacaaatttgaaattagaaccaagaagaattcaagaggaatatacaatatatattcaatatcggatgaccatatataattttgaacaagtttccatacataatttacggcatcagaagttctcactactaggaaaagggcaatcagtggcgcaccacttttacccatcagtggcgcactagtggtgcgccgctgttatcacgccactgctaagttttagtagtggcgcactagtggtgcgccacaactaccctaagtaacagtggcgcactacgtggtgcgccattgacaagTCCAGTGATGCGCCAGTATTACCccaaaggggtgcgccactgttgttctGCAGTAGTGCGCCACAACTCTATGGTGTCGGTGCGCTCCTGCTACCTCctgaggtgcgccactgttatggcgttctggtgcgccattgctgccTGTACAAGTGCGCCACTGCAGTCTCTCAGACGTGCGCCATTGCTGGCAGcagcggtgcgccactgctactttcgCAAGGGGATCAGAGAGTAGTGCGCCACAAGGTCcaaactagtgcgccactgctacttactggtcgtgcgccactgatggtccTCTAGTGCGCCACTTCTAGTAtttcgtttttattttttgtattcctggcaggtatttgtacaggttgtatatcacactataacaacacaaatacagtatatataacacatataagcagctagcacagtataccaatacatagtccttcacattagcctccatgattcacaagatttcaaatattagataagtgttacggtgttacaagtcacaaatgagctagtggttacacaaggtcgatcatctaaactagcatcacatagaagagagctagagtcactactagcaccgtcccgatgaaagtggtcttcatccggttcctcctccgctccgtcctctctcccgccagatagcgtgcgtatctgtcttcggcttccgctctagtggtgtatcctttgtagctgttaccgctaaaacggtgaacctgtctccgacactcctcccagtcgttgtagactccgggaaccttgcccttgtacacgacataccacgtcatatctgcacatatatgaacaagccaaagaaacattagtgcacgctcatagatgtttgcaacgaataagagcaaactcaaaaacaatccaagtagtatgaactaaatggaatgcctcatacattgttggtcgaaacaaatatgaatatcccgggatggcgttagtgaggccaggtaggatgcacaagagattgatatttgtgccatcacaccaggctcactagcgtcaccccggagtgtagtgaccacaaatattaatcatcggccaatgcaattaagaagtgcaaactcaaataagagacaagtagctagtatgaactaaatggaatgcctcatattttgttggtcggaaaaaatattaacatttagagaaggggtaagtgaaaccaagtaggatgcacaagagattgatatttgtgtcatcgcaccaggttcactggcccctcctccaagtgtataggtgaccacacattctaatcatcggcattctgaaaaaccaaagcaaatggaatgacgatggcctcatacattgttggtcgaaacaaatatgaacatcccgggatggcgttagtgaggccaggtaggatgcacaagagattgatatttgtgccatcacaccaggctcactagcgtcaccccggagtgtagtgaccacaaaatttaatcatcggccaattcaattaagaagtgcaaactcaaatgagagacaagtagctagtatgaactaaatggaatgcctcatacattgttggtcgaaacaaatatgaacatcccgggatggcgttagtgaggccaggtaggatgcacaagagattgatatttgtgccatcacaccaggctcactagcgtcaccccggagtgtagtgaccacaaaatttaatcatcggccaatgcaattaagaagtgcaaactcaaataagagacaagtagctagtatgaactaaatggaatgcctcatattttgttggtcggaaaaaatattaacatttagagaaggggtaagcgaaaccaagtaggatgcgcaagagattgatatttgtgtcatcgcaccaggttcactggcccctcctccaagtgtataggtgaccaaacattctaatcatcggcattctgaaaaaccaaagcaaatggaatgacgatggcctcatacattgttggtccaaacaaatatgaacatcccgggatggcgtaagtgaggccaggtaggatgcacaagagattgatacttgtgccatcgcaccaggctcacttgcgtcaccccggggtCCTCTGTTGACCAAACATTTCGTACACACATCATGGAAAACAGCCAATTCGTACACACATCatggacataacatcatcatacctaacatcgtagcttcatacaatttaagatagaattcaaacaacacgaagcaacgaagatagagttgacaacactctaagttctaactatcggtgtccgagccggattcgccggtgtgggggtagtgcacacggcaggcggtgtcatcgaacaccttgacgatcatctcgccgtccccctcgtacaggaaggtgagctggcagccgggctcgaggtggaggtcacgggcgaacttgtcccaccccgtgtgcaggtacatcttgccctgcccgtcgaacaggacctccacgggccagcggcagaagttgcagctagcctcccgtagctgcaagtgcgccggctcgacgccgtcgacgaactcggcgaacttgtccggtagcctcttgatgccgagtgggtcgtcgtcgatgcggaggaggaactcgaagcagcgttcctcatgcgaagacgaggaggatgcaggtgacggtgaccgtggggcccttgctgctccaccgcggcggccccttccccggccccgggggcgcccaggaccgcggcctcgaccgcctcgccggccaccgggaccggccatcctacatgtttacatttttgaaccatattacaatccattccactaacaaaattgggcatgacctatgctaatttatgtacatatgagtgccccattttcgccgaaacggaaatgaatcaacatttcggcgataatgggcaactctgtcgatccctgcacaagaatatgtcatcatatacaccagctgagcaccatggcacatgtacaattgttcctcatatacaccagctgagcaccatggcacatgcacaagaatatgacaccatatacaccagcagcatcaacagcaagcagcagcagctagcagcagcagcaacagcagctagtagcagctagtagcagcagcagctagcagcatgcatcaacagcaagcagtagcaagctagcagcagctagtagcagcaacagctagcagcatgcatcaacagctagcagcagcacctagctagcagcatgcatcaacaacaagctacctgtctgcaagtgcggcggcggtcctctgcggcggcgtcagcggtcgagggcggcgcggcgtgcttcTCCAGCTGCTGCTCCAAGGTGCGAGTGGAGGtcagggcggcgcggcgtgcaacaactagtgctgtaaacatcaaaatgaacactATGAGCATCAATATAGTGCCATGCTTCTTCTTCATTACTAATTCTTTTGCAGTTAAATCAGCAGTAGTATGTTGTAAGGGAAAACCATAGACTTCCCAAAATAGCAGCAGCAACAAGCAAGCACATAGGAGCAGCAACAAGCAAGCACATAGCACAGTGGATGAACCTAAGCTACTGAGGAGCAACTAGGTAGCAGCAGCAGTGGATGAACCTAagctactgccacctaaacctaaatttcctaaacctaaatttgctactgccacctaaacctaaatttcctGAACCAAAatttgctactgccacctaaactAAATGAAACTGCTAACAAGTTAGTTTAGATTTGGCCTATTTCACTCTAAAAGGGTAGCTCTTTATTTTTTTTATGAAGGAAATGCTCACTGGTCGGTGCACATAGCCATTTATCTATATGTTTTTCCTTCAAATTAAGCCAATGCACCTAGCAGCACCTCACCTAGCAGCACCTCACCATGCTAACAAGGAACATTTTTTTTCGTAGACAGATCAACTAACAGCCTAATATGAATTTCAGTTCAGCACCTAACAGCACCTAACAGCCTAACAGCAGCAGCACCTAACAGCAGCATcaagcagcagcaccaccaagcAGCACCACCAAGCAGCAAGCAGCAGCAGGAGTAGCACCGGCTCGAGAGGGAGCACCGAGCAGCAGCAGAGGAGGTACCTAGCAACTAACAACCTAGCAACTAGCAAGCACATAGCAACTAGCAGTAGCAAGCTAGCAAACACATATGCATCATGATACATTCATCATGATCACAAACCACTTGGCATTTTGAAGGTTTGCCAATGGGCACATAGCAACTAGCAGTAGCAAGCTAGCAAACACATATGCATCATGATTACTGAATTTTTTTTACACTTGTTACAAtaactctctctcactctctACATACATCATACCCAATGTGACATCTAAACCATAATACATGATACATTCATCATGATCACAAACCACTTGGCATTTTGAAGGTTTGCCAATGGGCTCTATAACAAAATGAATGATTTTTCAATGCATTTGTTCTAAAAAATAGAGGATATGTAACCTAACAGCAGCAGCACCTAGTGATGCATACagagcatcattgcatagtgcatACAGAGCATCGAAAATCAAACTTCCACTGTTACACCTCAACACAAGCTACAAATTAATATCCCTGTAGGTTACAACAAGT
This region of Lolium perenne isolate Kyuss_39 chromosome 2, Kyuss_2.0, whole genome shotgun sequence genomic DNA includes:
- the LOC139835462 gene encoding B3 domain-containing protein Os03g0212300-like; translated protein: MAGPGGRRGGRGRGPGRPRGRGRGRRGGAARAPRSPSPASSSSSHEERCFEFLLRIDDDPLGIKRLPDKFAEFVDGVEPAHLQLREASCNFCRWPVEVLFDGQGKMYLHTGWDKFARDLHLEPGCQLTFLYEGDGEMIVKVFDDTACRVHYPHTGESGSDTDS